The DNA region GCAGGATCGGGCGCGGGAAACCTGCGGCAATCGCCACCGCGGGATCGGCGTGCAGAGGGTTGTAGTCACCCGACAGGCGATAGATGAGCCCCGCCTGCGGCAAGGTCGGCAGGTCGAGCGAGATATCGGGCTGACGTTCCGGCAAGCGGTGCGGTTCCGGCGCCGGGCCGGAAGCTCCGCCGAACCCGCCATCGCCGCGCAGCACGGTCGTCGAGGTCAGCGTGCAGAGCCGATCGCCGCTCTGCTTGTCGATCACCTGGCGCTCCGAGAACAGCAGCGCGCCCTTCTCGGCACCCTTGTCGATGATCTCGGTGACCCGTGTGCGGCCGATGACGGTCCCTGAAGCCGGAAGCGGCCTGTGCAGGATGAGACCCTGCTCGCCATGCAGCACCTTCTTCCAGTCGACGCCGGTCTGCGGGTTCTTGAGCCAGAAGCCCGGATAGCCGAGCACCACCGCCATGCTGGGAAGGACACGAATGCCATCCTCGTAGACGAAGCGCAGCTCCTCTTCGTCGGTCGGATCGCTGCCGCAGCCGAGGCCCAGCGCGTAGAGGATGGTGTCGCGCAACTCGTAGCGATGCTCGACATCCGGGAAGGACCAGTTCTTCAGCTTGGCATAGTCGATCGGCATCAGGGCCTCCGCATGGGGGGAGTGGTGAGCAGTGAGTGGTGAGTGGTGAGTAGTGAGTAGTGAGTAGTGAGTTGTGAGTAGTGAAGTCGAGAATACGGAAGTTGCCCGGCGCTGCTCGCGATTCGTTAACTCCCGCTCACTCTTC from Rhizobiales bacterium GAS188 includes:
- a CDS encoding Acyl dehydratase; the encoded protein is MPIDYAKLKNWSFPDVEHRYELRDTILYALGLGCGSDPTDEEELRFVYEDGIRVLPSMAVVLGYPGFWLKNPQTGVDWKKVLHGEQGLILHRPLPASGTVIGRTRVTEIIDKGAEKGALLFSERQVIDKQSGDRLCTLTSTTVLRGDGGFGGASGPAPEPHRLPERQPDISLDLPTLPQAGLIYRLSGDYNPLHADPAVAIAAGFPRPILHGLCTFGVAGRAVLRVSCDNDQRRLESFRVRFSAPVFPGETIRTEIWRDGKTVSFRARVLERDIVVLNNGYATLAG